The following proteins are encoded in a genomic region of Oceanisphaera profunda:
- the sfsA gene encoding DNA/RNA nuclease SfsA, with product MQFSSSLQQGVLIQRYKRFLADVDVQGQALTLHCPNTGKMTGCAEPGWPIYFSTSSNLKRKYAHTWELVQNNLGHFICVNTNQANALVAEALANHVIMPLAHYSDIKAEVRYGSENSRIDFLLRADNQPDCYVEVKSVTLLDDQPLDSQKRDETSKRELGQGYFPDTKSERAQKHVRELMQCVQDGHRAVLLFCVLHTGITRVSPAHHLDPVYGALVTEAMAMGVECFAWRADISPQGMYLVQELPFIG from the coding sequence GTGCAGTTTTCATCTTCTTTGCAACAAGGGGTGCTAATCCAGCGCTATAAACGCTTTTTAGCCGATGTAGACGTTCAAGGTCAAGCCTTGACGCTACATTGCCCCAATACCGGCAAAATGACTGGGTGTGCCGAACCCGGATGGCCGATTTATTTTTCGACCTCTAGCAATCTTAAACGCAAATATGCGCACACCTGGGAGCTAGTACAAAATAATCTAGGCCATTTTATTTGCGTCAATACCAATCAAGCTAATGCACTGGTTGCCGAGGCCTTGGCGAATCACGTTATCATGCCCTTGGCCCATTATTCAGACATAAAAGCCGAAGTGCGCTACGGCAGTGAAAATAGCCGGATCGACTTTCTATTGCGCGCCGATAATCAACCGGACTGCTACGTAGAAGTGAAGAGCGTGACGCTGTTAGATGACCAACCTCTCGATAGCCAAAAGCGGGATGAGACGAGCAAGAGGGAGCTTGGCCAAGGTTATTTTCCTGACACCAAGAGCGAACGGGCACAGAAGCATGTGCGTGAGCTGATGCAGTGCGTACAGGACGGACACAGAGCCGTGTTGCTGTTTTGTGTGCTACATACAGGCATTACTCGTGTTAGCCCTGCGCATCATCTAGACCCTGTCTACGGCGCTCTGGTGACCGAGGCCATGGCCATGGGTGTGGAGTGTTTCGCTTGGCGGGCCGATATCAGCCCACAAGGCATGTACTTGGTGCAAGAGCTGCCGTTTATTGGGTAA
- the gluQRS gene encoding tRNA glutamyl-Q(34) synthetase GluQRS, translating into MNNSAPKPYIGRFAPSPSGPLHFGSLIAALGSYLQAKRSQGSWLLRIEDLDPPREIPGAADDILFALDAFGLHWDGPVVYQSQRLDAYQAVLDEWANLGLTYYCHCSRKTITESGGFYTGHCRDLGLSATQASTRLVMTNPVYEFYDQLQGSVKIPTALAEEDFIVRRRDGFYAYNLAVVLDDAAAGITEVVRGADLLEPTGRQIALYQRLNAPIPNWLHLPLATLSGQKLSKQNHAPALDLHQAGSQLCQALAFLGQAPPASLWQGQIDEILNWAIAHWQLPHVPGTTQVELKCTENSHFQRPALL; encoded by the coding sequence ATGAATAACAGCGCGCCCAAGCCTTATATTGGGCGCTTTGCCCCCTCACCCAGTGGCCCCCTGCATTTTGGCTCGTTAATCGCCGCCTTAGGCAGTTACTTGCAAGCCAAACGTTCTCAGGGAAGCTGGCTGCTCCGCATTGAAGACTTGGATCCGCCCCGCGAAATACCGGGCGCGGCCGACGACATTTTATTTGCGCTCGACGCCTTTGGCCTGCATTGGGACGGCCCCGTGGTCTACCAAAGCCAGCGCCTGGACGCTTATCAAGCGGTGCTCGATGAGTGGGCGAACCTTGGCCTCACTTATTATTGCCATTGCAGCCGAAAAACCATTACCGAAAGCGGTGGCTTTTATACCGGCCATTGTCGTGACTTAGGCCTGAGTGCAACACAGGCTTCAACGCGCTTAGTGATGACCAATCCGGTGTATGAATTTTATGATCAACTGCAAGGCTCGGTTAAAATACCGACCGCGCTTGCAGAAGAAGATTTTATTGTACGTCGCCGTGACGGTTTTTATGCGTATAATCTGGCGGTGGTATTAGATGATGCAGCAGCGGGCATTACAGAAGTCGTGCGCGGAGCGGATTTGTTGGAGCCCACGGGCCGACAAATTGCGCTGTATCAAAGGTTGAATGCACCTATTCCCAACTGGCTGCATCTGCCCTTAGCTACCCTTTCTGGCCAGAAACTATCGAAGCAAAACCATGCGCCCGCCTTGGATTTACACCAAGCTGGCTCGCAATTATGTCAGGCCTTGGCTTTTTTAGGTCAGGCGCCGCCCGCTTCTTTATGGCAGGGCCAGATAGATGAAATTTTAAATTGGGCCATCGCACATTGGCAGTTGCCACACGTGCCTGGTACCACACAAGTTGAGTTGAAGTGCACAGAGAATTCGCATTTTCAACGCCCTGCGCTATTATAG
- a CDS encoding GNAT family N-acetyltransferase yields the protein MADNPLHLKVFGQDIHKRQQRLTRLFSGLLPYIARNGELRGAYAGQQLVGVLGRLAPGRCQPSYIETLKLAPALLASNSPLGWLRTLRWLKQWSALDPKIPHWHLGPLAVAPNHQRQGIGRALMEVVINEANGVSLYLETDKLSNVQFYQKLGFNIIATPILLGTKTWLMLRSEA from the coding sequence ATGGCTGATAATCCATTGCACCTTAAAGTGTTTGGCCAAGATATACATAAGCGCCAGCAACGGCTTACACGGCTGTTTAGCGGTTTACTGCCTTATATCGCCCGCAATGGTGAGCTAAGGGGCGCTTATGCAGGCCAGCAGCTAGTCGGCGTCTTAGGACGGTTAGCTCCCGGCCGCTGCCAACCCAGTTATATAGAGACATTAAAGCTGGCACCGGCCTTATTAGCCAGTAACTCACCGCTAGGTTGGCTGCGTACCCTGCGTTGGCTAAAGCAATGGTCGGCACTGGATCCTAAAATACCACATTGGCACCTAGGCCCGCTTGCCGTAGCCCCAAACCATCAGCGCCAAGGCATAGGCCGCGCTTTGATGGAAGTCGTCATTAATGAGGCCAACGGCGTTAGCTTATATCTGGAAACCGATAAGCTCAGCAATGTGCAGTTTTATCAAAAACTAGGCTTTAATATCATCGCCACGCCCATCTTGTTGGGTACCAAAACATGGTTGATGCTTCGCAGTGAGGCGTGA
- the folK gene encoding 2-amino-4-hydroxy-6-hydroxymethyldihydropteridine diphosphokinase → MSQVYVALGANLSEPLAHIKAAQAALAGLATTGSLRHSPLYQSQPMGPADQPPYINGVSVFETTLAPHALLDALQAIEQTQGRVRKGERWGPRTLDLDILLYDDLIMKDDRLTLPHYGMKQREFVLYPLADLCPDLILPCGTALAPLLLTCPINGMTPLLS, encoded by the coding sequence ATGAGTCAAGTGTACGTAGCCTTAGGCGCCAACTTAAGCGAGCCTTTGGCACACATTAAGGCCGCGCAAGCGGCACTGGCAGGCTTGGCCACAACCGGTAGCCTGCGTCATTCACCGCTTTATCAAAGCCAACCTATGGGGCCGGCAGATCAGCCGCCCTATATCAATGGCGTCTCGGTGTTTGAGACCACCTTGGCCCCGCACGCACTACTAGATGCGCTGCAAGCCATAGAGCAAACCCAAGGCCGCGTGCGCAAAGGCGAGCGCTGGGGGCCGCGTACTCTGGACTTAGATATCTTGTTGTATGACGACTTGATAATGAAGGATGACCGCTTAACCCTGCCCCACTACGGCATGAAGCAGCGCGAGTTTGTGTTATACCCGCTGGCGGACTTGTGCCCAGACCTGATTTTACCCTGCGGCACGGCTCTAGCGCCCTTGCTGCTGACTTGCCCTATCAATGGCATGACGCCACTGCTCTCGTAG
- the pcnB gene encoding polynucleotide adenylyltransferase PcnB, with amino-acid sequence MQPVVLTRDQHGISRQQISDNALKVLYRLNKSGFEAYLVGGGVRDLLLGRQPKDFDIATSATPDQVKQLFSNCRLVGRRFRLAHILFGRDVIEVATFRGHHHQVNNNKNASDQSSEGMLLRDNVYGTIEEDAERRDFSVNALYYNIADFSVVGFSNGLKDLENRSLELIGDPETRYREDPVRMIRAVRFSAKLGLTISPRTAAPIRDLAPLLGDIPPARLFEETLKLLLAGYGLETYHQLQRYDLFAPLFPEAADVMGQDDNDYHRFLELALINTDERIAKDMRVTPAFLYAALLWGPVETRTQQFMHEGGLNYYDAFLLAMDEVLGRQVKSVAIPRRFSSVVRDIWMLQDRLTKRSGKRPHRLLEHPKFRAGYDFLLLRAELDPKLKELADWWTEFQVANPVDRQQLSRAAQARHNQFGGEDPAKARKRPRRRPRKKKEA; translated from the coding sequence TTGCAACCCGTGGTATTAACACGCGACCAACACGGTATATCACGCCAACAAATCAGTGATAACGCGCTCAAAGTGTTGTATCGCCTGAACAAATCTGGATTTGAAGCCTACTTAGTGGGCGGCGGTGTTCGTGATTTACTCTTGGGTCGCCAGCCCAAAGACTTTGATATTGCCACCAGCGCGACGCCCGACCAGGTTAAGCAGTTATTTAGTAACTGTCGCTTGGTGGGTCGTCGTTTTCGCTTGGCCCATATTTTATTTGGCCGTGATGTGATCGAAGTGGCGACCTTTCGTGGTCATCATCATCAGGTTAATAACAATAAGAATGCGTCAGACCAATCCTCTGAGGGCATGCTGCTGCGTGACAACGTCTACGGCACCATAGAAGAAGATGCGGAGCGCCGCGACTTTAGTGTTAACGCTTTGTATTACAATATTGCTGACTTTAGCGTGGTGGGTTTTTCTAATGGTCTTAAAGACTTAGAAAACCGCAGCTTAGAGCTGATTGGTGATCCGGAAACCCGCTACCGTGAAGATCCGGTGCGCATGATCCGCGCGGTACGCTTTTCTGCGAAGCTGGGCTTAACCATTAGCCCGCGCACCGCCGCACCCATCCGTGATTTAGCGCCCTTGCTGGGTGATATTCCGCCTGCACGTTTGTTCGAAGAAACACTTAAGTTATTGCTGGCCGGTTATGGGCTTGAAACCTACCACCAATTACAGCGTTATGACTTGTTTGCGCCTTTGTTCCCTGAAGCCGCCGATGTGATGGGCCAAGACGATAACGATTATCATCGTTTTCTCGAACTGGCGCTGATCAATACCGATGAACGTATCGCAAAAGATATGCGTGTTACGCCAGCTTTCTTGTATGCAGCGCTGTTATGGGGACCGGTAGAAACCCGCACCCAACAGTTTATGCATGAAGGCGGCCTTAACTATTACGATGCTTTCTTGCTGGCCATGGATGAAGTGCTGGGTCGCCAAGTGAAGAGCGTAGCGATCCCGCGTCGCTTTAGCTCGGTAGTACGTGATATTTGGATGTTACAAGACCGCTTAACCAAGCGCAGCGGCAAACGCCCGCATCGCTTACTAGAGCATCCTAAGTTTCGTGCCGGTTATGACTTCTTGTTATTACGCGCCGAGCTCGACCCTAAGCTGAAAGAGCTAGCCGATTGGTGGACCGAGTTTCAAGTGGCAAACCCAGTGGACAGGCAGCAGTTATCTCGCGCCGCTCAGGCCCGACATAATCAGTTTGGTGGCGAAGACCCGGCTAAAGCGCGCAAGCGCCCACGTCGTCGCCCGCGGAAGAAAAAAGAAGCATGA
- the panB gene encoding 3-methyl-2-oxobutanoate hydroxymethyltransferase, whose protein sequence is MSKVTTARLLAMKLDQQKIAMITAYDATFANVFEQAGAHAILIGDSLGMVLQGEDSTLKVTVEEMAYHTRCVAKGCTKALIVADLPFMSYSNTDQACTNAATLMRAGAHMVKLEGGDWLVETITQLTRQGVPVCGHLGLTPQSVHVFGGFKLQGRERAQAEKIKQDAKALQAAGIQLLVLECVPSPLAKEISELLSIPVIGIGAGPNTDGQVLVMQDALGLTTGYVPKFTKNFLAEHPSVKAAISAYVTDVAEGRFPGPEHSFN, encoded by the coding sequence ATGAGTAAAGTAACCACAGCCCGCCTGTTAGCGATGAAACTCGATCAGCAAAAAATTGCCATGATCACCGCCTATGATGCCACCTTTGCTAACGTATTTGAGCAAGCCGGTGCTCACGCCATTTTAATTGGCGACTCGCTGGGCATGGTATTACAAGGCGAAGACAGCACGCTAAAAGTTACGGTCGAAGAAATGGCCTATCACACCCGTTGTGTGGCCAAAGGCTGCACCAAGGCGCTGATTGTCGCTGACTTGCCGTTTATGAGTTACAGCAATACCGATCAAGCCTGTACTAATGCGGCGACCTTAATGCGTGCCGGCGCGCACATGGTTAAGCTGGAAGGCGGTGATTGGCTGGTCGAGACCATTACTCAGCTAACCCGCCAAGGGGTACCTGTGTGTGGCCATTTGGGACTAACGCCGCAATCGGTACACGTGTTTGGTGGCTTTAAGTTACAGGGCCGTGAGCGCGCCCAAGCAGAAAAAATTAAGCAGGATGCAAAAGCACTGCAGGCCGCAGGTATTCAGCTATTAGTACTGGAATGCGTGCCCAGCCCGCTCGCTAAAGAGATCAGTGAATTATTGAGCATTCCGGTGATCGGTATAGGTGCCGGTCCAAACACCGATGGCCAAGTGTTGGTAATGCAAGATGCCTTGGGCTTAACCACGGGTTATGTGCCTAAGTTCACCAAGAACTTTTTGGCCGAGCATCCAAGCGTGAAAGCCGCCATTAGTGCTTACGTAACAGACGTAGCCGAGGGACGTTTTCCTGGCCCTGAGCACAGCTTTAACTAA
- a CDS encoding ABC transporter ATP-binding protein: MTKALEIAGLRKVYAGGVEALKGIDLTVEQGDFYALLGPNGAGKSTTIGIISSLVNKTAGTVKVFGFDIDTHLEDAKSQIGLVPQEFNFNQFEKVEQVVINQAGLYGVPRKEAKVRAERYLKQLDLWDKRHAISRTLSGGMKRRLMIARALMHEPKLLILDEPTAGVDIEIRRAMWDFLKLINEQGITIILTTHYLEEAELLCRHIGIIDKGLLVENTSMKGLLGKITVETFILDLAVDGREPFLSGYNWQLLDDHTLEVEVKKEQGLNNVFAQLNEQGVRVLSMRNKANRLEELFVTLVENGRAAV, encoded by the coding sequence ATGACCAAAGCACTGGAAATTGCAGGCTTGCGCAAGGTCTATGCCGGTGGTGTAGAAGCGCTCAAAGGCATAGATTTAACCGTAGAGCAGGGCGACTTTTATGCGCTGTTAGGCCCTAATGGTGCAGGTAAGTCCACCACCATTGGCATTATCTCTTCCTTAGTGAACAAAACTGCCGGCACGGTAAAGGTGTTTGGTTTTGATATCGATACCCACTTGGAAGATGCCAAGAGCCAAATTGGTTTAGTGCCGCAAGAGTTTAACTTTAACCAGTTTGAAAAAGTCGAACAGGTGGTAATCAACCAAGCGGGCTTATACGGTGTACCGCGCAAAGAAGCCAAAGTTCGCGCCGAGCGTTATCTTAAGCAGTTGGATTTGTGGGATAAGCGCCATGCCATTTCGCGCACCCTTTCTGGCGGCATGAAGCGCCGCCTAATGATAGCCCGCGCCTTAATGCATGAGCCTAAGTTATTGATTTTGGATGAGCCGACGGCGGGGGTAGATATCGAAATTCGTCGCGCCATGTGGGACTTTTTAAAGCTGATTAACGAGCAAGGCATCACTATTATCCTGACCACCCATTATCTGGAAGAGGCGGAATTGCTCTGTCGTCATATTGGCATCATAGATAAAGGGCTGTTAGTAGAAAACACCAGCATGAAAGGCTTGCTCGGTAAAATAACCGTAGAAACCTTTATTCTGGACTTAGCGGTTGACGGCCGCGAGCCATTTTTATCTGGCTATAACTGGCAGCTGCTCGATGATCACACCTTAGAAGTGGAAGTGAAGAAAGAGCAGGGCTTAAATAATGTCTTTGCTCAGCTTAACGAGCAAGGGGTGCGGGTGTTAAGCATGCGCAATAAGGCCAATCGCTTAGAAGAGTTATTTGTAACGCTAGTAGAAAACGGGAGAGCAGCAGTATGA
- a CDS encoding ABC transporter permease, producing the protein MSGMRYYVAFSSILSREVVRFGRIWVQTLVPPAITMTLYFVIFGNLIGSRIGEMDGFSYMAFIVPGLIMMSVITNSYSNVASSFYSSKFQNNIEELLVAPVPTYVIIAGYVGGGVVRGLLVGLIVSLVSLFFVDLHIEHLFSVIFTVFLTSVLFALAGLLNAIYARSFDNISIIPTFILTPLTYLGGVFYSISLLPTVWQNISQINPVLYMVNAFRYGFLGVSDVRLSVAYTIIIGFILVFYWWAWYLIRTGRGLRT; encoded by the coding sequence ATGAGCGGCATGCGTTATTATGTAGCCTTTAGCAGTATTTTATCTCGTGAAGTAGTGCGTTTTGGCCGTATTTGGGTACAAACTTTGGTGCCGCCAGCGATTACCATGACGCTGTATTTCGTTATTTTTGGCAACCTGATTGGTAGTCGGATTGGCGAGATGGACGGCTTTTCTTATATGGCCTTTATTGTGCCTGGTTTGATTATGATGTCGGTGATTACCAACTCTTACTCTAACGTGGCCTCCTCTTTTTACAGTAGTAAGTTCCAAAATAACATTGAAGAACTATTAGTGGCCCCGGTGCCCACTTATGTGATCATTGCCGGCTATGTAGGCGGTGGTGTGGTGCGCGGTTTGCTGGTGGGCTTAATCGTTAGCCTAGTGTCGCTGTTCTTTGTCGACTTGCATATTGAGCATCTGTTTAGCGTAATATTTACCGTATTTTTGACCTCGGTGTTATTTGCGTTGGCCGGTTTACTGAATGCTATTTACGCCCGCAGTTTCGATAATATCAGCATTATTCCGACCTTTATTTTAACGCCGCTGACCTATTTAGGCGGCGTGTTTTATTCCATTAGCCTGTTGCCAACCGTGTGGCAAAACATCTCGCAGATAAATCCGGTGCTCTATATGGTGAACGCTTTCCGCTACGGCTTTTTGGGGGTGTCGGATGTGCGCTTAAGTGTGGCCTACACCATTATTATCGGCTTTATCTTGGTGTTCTACTGGTGGGCTTGGTATTTGATCCGTACCGGTCGCGGCTTGCGGACGTAG
- the hpt gene encoding hypoxanthine phosphoribosyltransferase, with protein MKHRVDVLISTDEVNARIQALGEQITQHYQGVDELVMVGLLRGSCVFMADLCRQIPLPVRLDFMTASSYGSGTKSNRDVRILKDLDDEIHGKHVLIVEDIIDTGYTLSKVKEILSLRQPASLTICSLLDKPDRREVDVPVDWVGFTIPDEFVVGYGIDYAQRYRNLPYIGKVIPLD; from the coding sequence ATGAAACACAGAGTGGATGTCCTGATCAGCACCGATGAGGTTAATGCCCGGATCCAAGCATTAGGCGAACAAATTACTCAACATTATCAAGGCGTAGATGAGCTGGTGATGGTGGGTTTGCTGCGCGGCTCCTGTGTCTTTATGGCCGATCTTTGCCGCCAAATCCCATTACCGGTACGGCTCGATTTTATGACGGCTTCCAGCTACGGTAGTGGCACAAAAAGTAATCGTGATGTGCGCATTCTCAAAGACTTAGATGATGAAATTCACGGTAAGCACGTGTTAATCGTCGAAGACATCATAGATACGGGTTACACCTTGAGTAAGGTGAAAGAGATTTTGTCCTTGCGCCAACCTGCCTCTCTGACCATTTGCTCCTTGCTCGATAAGCCAGATCGTCGAGAAGTGGATGTGCCGGTAGATTGGGTAGGCTTTACCATACCCGACGAATTCGTGGTGGGCTATGGCATCGATTACGCCCAGCGCTATCGCAACCTGCCCTACATCGGCAAGGTAATACCGCTGGATTGA
- a CDS encoding flavin prenyltransferase UbiX, with product MSTINNESSPILYSRQQQITLALSGASGAPYALALLQRLLEAGLQVHLLVSSAARVVMATEQDEQWPAQPAALAALLSERYQAKPEQLKVYGKEEWFSPVASGSGAPRRMVICPCSMGTVAAIAMGNSDNLIERAADVVIKEKGQLIIVPRESPYSALHLENMLKLARLNVTIMPASPGFYHQPKSISDLVDFMVARILDHLDLDHTLMSRWGYGA from the coding sequence ATGAGTACCATTAACAACGAGTCATCACCGATACTGTATTCTCGCCAGCAGCAAATCACCTTGGCGCTATCCGGTGCCTCGGGCGCGCCTTATGCGCTGGCGCTATTACAGCGCTTGCTGGAGGCCGGCTTACAAGTGCACTTATTGGTGTCCAGTGCCGCACGAGTAGTTATGGCCACCGAACAAGATGAGCAGTGGCCGGCGCAACCTGCGGCCTTGGCAGCCTTGCTTAGCGAGCGTTATCAGGCCAAGCCTGAGCAACTTAAAGTCTATGGTAAAGAAGAGTGGTTTTCACCGGTAGCGTCAGGCTCTGGTGCGCCACGGCGGATGGTGATTTGCCCGTGCTCTATGGGTACAGTGGCTGCTATTGCCATGGGCAACTCAGATAACTTAATTGAGCGCGCGGCGGATGTAGTGATCAAAGAAAAAGGCCAACTGATCATAGTGCCGCGCGAGTCACCTTATTCGGCGCTGCACTTAGAGAATATGCTGAAGTTAGCGCGTTTAAACGTAACTATTATGCCTGCTTCGCCGGGCTTTTATCACCAGCCGAAAAGTATCAGTGATTTAGTGGACTTTATGGTGGCGCGCATTCTTGACCATCTAGACCTAGATCATACTTTGATGTCGCGTTGGGGATATGGGGCTTAA
- the dksA gene encoding RNA polymerase-binding protein DksA, whose translation MPAVEIKKSLGILAIAGVEAYQAKPDEEYMNEGQKTHFRKILGAWRTQLREEVDRTVGYMKDEAANFPDPVDRAAQEEEFALELRARDRERKLIKKIEKTLQKIEEDDFGYCEHCGVEIGIRRLEARPTADLCIDCKTLAEIKEKQMAGY comes from the coding sequence ATGCCAGCAGTCGAAATCAAGAAATCTCTCGGTATTCTGGCCATTGCCGGTGTTGAGGCCTATCAGGCTAAGCCCGATGAAGAATACATGAACGAAGGGCAGAAAACGCACTTTCGTAAAATTCTGGGCGCTTGGCGCACTCAGTTGCGCGAAGAAGTCGATCGCACCGTGGGCTACATGAAAGACGAAGCTGCCAATTTCCCCGATCCGGTGGACAGGGCCGCTCAAGAAGAGGAGTTTGCACTTGAGCTGCGTGCTCGAGATCGTGAACGTAAGTTAATCAAGAAAATCGAAAAAACACTGCAGAAAATCGAAGAAGATGACTTCGGCTACTGCGAGCACTGCGGTGTAGAAATTGGTATTCGTCGTCTAGAAGCCAGACCGACCGCCGATTTATGTATCGATTGTAAGACTTTGGCTGAAATCAAAGAAAAACAGATGGCCGGTTACTAG
- the panD gene encoding aspartate 1-decarboxylase codes for MDMQRVMLRGKLHQARVTHAELNYEGSCAIDQDLLDAVNIREYEQIDIYNIENGERFHTYAISGERGSKMISLNGAAARKAAVGDRIIICAYAPMSEQQIEQYHPSLVYLDVDNNIVRTSKNIPLQLA; via the coding sequence ATGGATATGCAACGCGTTATGCTGAGAGGCAAACTGCACCAAGCACGGGTGACTCACGCTGAACTGAACTACGAAGGTTCTTGTGCCATCGATCAAGACTTACTGGATGCAGTGAACATTCGCGAATATGAGCAAATCGATATTTATAACATCGAAAATGGCGAGCGTTTTCACACCTATGCAATTTCCGGTGAGCGCGGCTCTAAGATGATCTCACTCAATGGTGCCGCCGCCCGCAAGGCCGCCGTGGGTGATCGCATCATCATCTGTGCTTATGCGCCTATGAGCGAGCAGCAGATTGAACAGTATCACCCAAGCTTGGTGTATCTGGATGTGGACAACAACATAGTGCGCACCAGCAAAAACATCCCGCTGCAATTGGCTTAA
- the panC gene encoding pantoate--beta-alanine ligase, with protein sequence MPLISDISSLRATINEWRRQGLRIGFVPTMGNLHAGHLQLVKTARLHCDKVIVSIFVNPMQFDRAADLSAYPRTLEQDCERLDELADAIFTPTPELMYPNGQQQQTRVVVPGVSEVLEGALRPGHFDGVSTVVCKLFNLVQPDLACFGEKDYQQLALIRKMVSDLNMPVELIGVPTVRAEDGLALSSRNGYLTATEREQAPELAATMSWLAERIVQGERDFAALVAAGSTRLNNGGFTTDAIDIVDASTLLPVTEQAQAVVILMAAFLGKARLIDNQVVSL encoded by the coding sequence ATGCCGCTTATTTCTGATATCTCCTCTTTAAGAGCCACCATTAATGAGTGGCGTCGCCAAGGGTTGCGCATCGGCTTTGTGCCGACCATGGGCAACTTGCACGCCGGCCATCTGCAGTTAGTCAAGACGGCGCGCCTGCACTGCGATAAGGTGATAGTTAGCATCTTCGTCAACCCCATGCAGTTTGACCGTGCAGCAGACTTAAGCGCTTATCCGCGCACTTTAGAGCAAGACTGTGAGCGCTTAGATGAGTTGGCCGATGCGATATTTACGCCCACCCCTGAATTGATGTACCCCAACGGCCAGCAGCAGCAAACTCGCGTGGTGGTGCCCGGTGTTAGCGAAGTGCTCGAAGGCGCGCTGCGCCCCGGCCACTTTGATGGTGTGAGCACTGTGGTGTGTAAGCTGTTCAACCTAGTACAGCCAGACTTGGCCTGCTTTGGTGAAAAAGATTACCAGCAATTAGCGCTGATCCGTAAAATGGTCAGCGATTTAAATATGCCGGTCGAGCTGATAGGCGTACCCACGGTGCGAGCGGAAGACGGCTTAGCCCTGAGCTCGCGCAATGGCTATTTAACGGCCACTGAGCGCGAGCAAGCCCCCGAACTGGCAGCGACTATGTCATGGTTAGCCGAGCGCATTGTTCAAGGTGAGCGCGATTTTGCAGCACTGGTAGCAGCTGGCAGCACCCGCTTAAATAATGGTGGTTTTACCACAGATGCCATTGATATCGTGGACGCCAGCACGCTACTGCCCGTTACCGAGCAAGCCCAAGCCGTGGTGATTTTAATGGCAGCCTTTTTAGGTAAAGCACGATTAATAGACAATCAGGTCGTGTCTTTATAA